The proteins below come from a single Eucalyptus grandis isolate ANBG69807.140 chromosome 3, ASM1654582v1, whole genome shotgun sequence genomic window:
- the LOC104439912 gene encoding disease resistance protein RPV1-like, producing the protein MNSASRLWKLALLFIALSSALQIPSRAPLALIAVALIVDLAKKRRRNAESSESLSSSPNSITFSGSYEVFLSFRGPDTRKGFADCLYTSLTEKGICVFRDNEELPVGEKIKPSLIEAIKRSEIAIPIISENYASSKSCLMELQQMLACRENNEQMIIPIFYDVDISDVEHLTGSFGESFYELVKNERVGKERIDAWKKALRHIGDLKGLELSEMNDGHHGKLIQLVVSKVWLQLKKPGLLVTDYLVGIDHHVEKIMRKLDVDFRDGQAVETIGDEGCVVGICGIPGIGKTTVAKVVYNRLYHLFDGCAYLENVRERHAQVEGRKTLRSNLVSQLRNRGSQEFSTSDEAMHFVKNRFSNTKVLIFLDDVHDSEQLTQIAGDLTNYGPRSRIIVTSRNQDVLMGVKVRIQKYEVEAMEKGHALELFCKHAFGKDFVGEVDHGLSSAIISATSRLPLALEAVGSCLFFQSKEVWEETLKKFKGAPHKRVEEVLKMCYEDLDENHKEIFLDIACFFIGQDKRIAIYMWEDSGFFPQEAINALLVRSLVKVGENNELWMHEQLRDFGRDIVRKENPREPCKRSRLWNHKEALATLKEIKGTHNVQALGLMFDHGTDARLTCEAFYPLQSLRFLKLDCAYIEGNLQNVLSNLKWLDWQICPEKTLEFPYFSVENLIILDLSWSRVNHGWRGWELIEEKAKKLKVLNLRGCLELLESPKFPAPIKLERLTLECCSKLYLIGPSVSNLSNLVSLNMKFCNVDQLPDLGFAKALKELLIDGTFIDTIRFREGSMEQLETLSARKCEKLEQIYEIDHLRSLSDLALDGATIKTLPVSLGSLEKLQRLSLRNCQKLTEIPRSIGKLKQLQFMDLSNTGVDELPHSVKDLEDLKVLKMERTYIGKFPEAIQNLRNLEEINFSRCRRLEIQVDCDLARLSSLRVLKLSYTEISHLPESIRCLSSLQMLELHNCKKLQALPEFCHSVIILQ; encoded by the exons ATGAACTCGGCGTCGCGGCTATGGAAACTGGCGTTACTGTTCATCGCGCTCTCAAGCGCGCTCCAGATACCGAGCCGAGCTCCCTTGGCTTTGATCGCCGTGGCGCTCATCGTTGACTTAGCAAAAAAGCGCAGAAGAAACGCG GAATCAAGCGAATCACTGTCATCTTCACCGAATTCCATCACCTTTTCGGGAAGTTACGAGGTTTTCTTGAGTTTCCGAGGGCCAGACACTCGGAAGGGATTCGCAGATTGCCTCTATACCAGCCTCACAGAAAAGGGAATCTGTGTTTTCAGAGACAATGAAGAGTTACCTGTCGGAGAAAAGATCAAGCCATCACTCATTGAGGCGATCAAGCGATCGGAGATAGCCATACCCATCATCTCGGAGAATTATGCTTCCAGCAAAAGCTGCCTCATGGAGCTGCAGCAAATGTTAGCGTGCAGAGAAAACAACGAGCAAATGATAATTCCCATATTCTATGACGTTGATATCTCTGATGTAGAACACCTTACGGGATCTTTTGGAGAGTCCTTTTATGAACTTGTTAAGAATGAGCGAGTTGGCAAGGAGAGGATCGATGCGTGGAAGAAGGCTCTCCGACATATTGGAGATCTGAAAGGGTTGGAATTGTCTGAAATGAATGATGG GCACCATGGCAAACTCATACAGCTAGTCGTCTCAAAAGTCTGGCTACAATTAAAGAAGCCTGGCCTATTGGTGACTGATTATTTAGTTGGAATCGACCATCATGTAGAAAAGATTATGAGGAAGCTTGATGTTGACTTTCGTGATGgacaagctgttgaaacaatTGGCGACGAGGGATGCGTTGTTGGAATATGTGGTATCCCTGGGATTGGCAAAACTACTGTTGCAAAGGTTGTCTACAACCGACTCTATCATCTCTTTGATGGCTGTGCCTATCTCGAGAATGTTCGAGAAAGGCACGCCCAGGTTGAAGGGCGCAAGACTTTGCGAAGTAATTTAGTTTCTCAACTAAGAAATAGGGGAAGTCAAGAATTCAGTACTTCTGACGAGGCTATGCACTTTGTCAAAAATAGATTCAGCAATACAAAggttctcatttttcttgatgacGTGCATGATTCTGAACAGCTAACTCAGATTGCGGGTGACCTTACGAATTATGGTCCTAGAAGCAGAATTATTGTGACATCTAGAAATCAAGATGTCCTCATGGGGGTCAAAgtaagaattcaaaaatatgaGGTTGAGGCAATGGAAAAAGGTCATGCTCTTGAACTTTTTTGTAAGCATGCTTTCGGGAAGGATTTTGTCGGAGAGGTCGACCATGGTCTTTCTAGTGCCATTATATCAGCTACTAGTCGacttcctttagctcttgaagCGGTGGGTTCTTGCttattttttcaatcaaaaGAAGTGTGGGAAGAGACATTGAAGAAATTCAAAGGTGCTCCTCACAAGAGGGTTGAAGAGGTGTTGAAGATGTGTTATGAAGATTTAGATGAAAATCATAAAGAGATATTTCTAGATATAGCATGTTTTTTCATTGGGCAGGATAAGAGAATTGCCATTTACATGTGGGAAGACTCTGGATTTTTCCCTCAAGAGGCCATTAATGCTCTTCTCGTAAGGTCGTTGGTAAAAGTTGGAGAGAATAACGAGCTGTGGATGCATGAACAATTAAGAGACTTTGGTAGGGACATAGTACGGAAGGAGAACCCTAGAGAGCCTTGCAAGCGAAGCAGGTTGTGGAATCACAAGGAAGCATTAGCAACACTGAAGGAAATAAAG GGCACTCACAATGTTCAAGCACTTGGACTCATGTTTGATCATGGAACTGATGCTCGTTTGACTTGTGAAGCATTTTATCCACTACAGAGTTTAAGATTCCTTAAACTGGACTGTGCATATATCGAAGGCAATCTTCAGAATGTTCTTTCAAACTTGAAATGGTTGGATTGGCAAATATGCCCTGAAAAGACCTTGGAGTTTCCTTATTTCAGTGTTGAAAACTTGATCATTCTTGATCTGTCGTGGAGTCGGGTAAATCACGGTTGGAGAGGTTGGGAGCTGATAGAAGAG AAAGcgaagaaattgaaagttttaaacttaAGGGGTTGTCTTGAGTTACTTGAATCTCCAAAATTCCCTGCTCCAATTAAACTAGAAAGATTGACTCTGGAATGTTGTTCCAAATTATACTTGATTGGCCCATCCGTTAGCAATCTAAGCAACTTAGTTTCCTTAAATATGAAGTTTTGTAATGTGGACCAGTTGCCAGATCTGGGTTTCGCGAAGGCTTTAAAAGAGCTGTTGATCGATGGGACTTTTATTGATACAATTCGTTTCCGAGAAGGTTCTATGGAGCAACTTGAGACTCTCAGTGCTCGCAAGTGTGAAAAGTTAGAACAAATATATGAGATTGATCACTTACGATCTCTCTCTGATCTTGCGCTGGATGGAGCCACTATAAAGACCCTTCCAGTTTCCCTCGGGTCGTTGGAGAAACTTCAACGCCTGTCTTTAAGGAACTGTCAGAAACTAACTGAAATTCCACGATCCATTGGAAAGCTCAAGCAACTGCAGTTTATGGACCTCTCAAACACGGGAGTTGATGAATTGCCTCATTCAGTCAAGGATTTGGAAGATTTGAAAGTGCTGAAAATGGAACGTACTTACATAGGAAAATTTCCTGAAGCAATACAAAATCTGCGAAATTTGGAAGAGATAAATTTTTCACGCTGCCGGAGGTTGGAGATTCAGGTGGACTGTGATCTTGCGAGATTATCCTCTTTGAGAGTCTTGAAATTATCCTACACCGAAATTTCCCACTTGCCTGAGAGCATTCGTTGCCTCTCAAGTCTCCAAATGCTTGAATTGCATAACTGCAAGAAGCTTCAGGCTCTGCCAGAATTTTGCCATAGTGTAATCATCCTGCAATAG
- the LOC104437729 gene encoding LOW QUALITY PROTEIN: syntaxin-32 (The sequence of the model RefSeq protein was modified relative to this genomic sequence to represent the inferred CDS: inserted 1 base in 1 codon): MPVKTAHTSFRDRTQEFQSIAERLKKSVSSGPGPNGPSSSSKTEEQRSGVALQSEFNRRASKIGFGIHQTSQKLAKLAKLAKRTSVFDDPTMEIQELTAVIKQDITALNSAVVDLQFLSNSRNEGVVSSDTTSHSTTVVDDLKXRLMSATKEFKEVLTMRTENLKVHENRRQLFSSTASKETVNPFVRQRPLATRTAATASAAPPPPWANGSSSSSSSSSPSFPGKQGDGESQPLLQQNQQQQQQMVPLQDTYMQSRAEALQNVESTIHELSSIFNQLATLVSQQGEIAIRIDENMDDTLTNVEGAQGALLKYLNSISSNRWLMIKIFFVLIFFLMVFLFFVA, encoded by the exons atgccgGTAAAGACAGCGCATACGTCTTTTCGGGATCGGACACAGGAGTTTCAGAGTATAGCAGAGAGATTGAAGAAGTCGGTTTCTTCTGGGCCGGGACCGAATGGACCAAGCAGCAGTTCCAAGACAGAAGAACAGCGATCTGGAGTTGCTCTTCAATCCGAGTTCAATCGGAGGGCTTCGAAAATTGGATTTGGGATACATCAGACGTCCCAGAAGCTTGCAAAGTTGGCGAAAT TGGCAAAGAGAACCTCGGTTTTTGACGATCCAACTATGGAAATTCAGGAGCTTACCGCAGTCATCAAGCAGGATATTACTGCTCTCAACTCTGCTGTGGTAGATCTTCAGTTCCTTAGCAATTCCCGGAATGAGGGTGTTGTCTCCAGTGACACGACTAGTCATTCAACCACAGTTGTAGACGACCTGA ATCGATTGATGAGCGCTACAAAAGAGTTCAAAGAAGTTTTAACCATGCGAACAGAG AACTTGAAGGTACATGAAAATAGGAGACAGTTGTTTTCTTCCACTGCTTCCAAGGAAACCGTCAATCCTTTTGTTCGTCAACGTCCACTGGCTACCAGAACAGCTGCTACTGCCTCGGCAGCTCCGCCTCCCCCATGGGCTAATGGGTCGTCAtcttcatcgtcatcgtcatcccCGTCGTTTCCTGG AAAGCAGGGAGATGGGGAGAGTCAGCCTTTGCTGCAGCAAAATCAACAGCAACAACAGCAAATGGTTCCTTTGCAGGATACTTACATGCAGAGCAGAGCTGAGGCCCTTCAAAATGTAGAATCTACCATTCATGAGTTGAGCAGTATCTTTAATCAGCTGGCAACCCTTGTATCTCAGCAGGGAGAGATTGCAATCAG gaTTGACGAAAATATGGATGACACGCTCACAAATGTAGAGGGTGCACAAGGGGCCTTGCTGAAGTACCTTAACAGCATATCATCAAATAGGTGGCTGatgatcaaaatattttttgtattgatttttttccttatggtttttctattttttgtggCATAG